TCATGGTGAAGGCGTACCGCCAGCTCGCCGAGCGGGGCGACTGGCCCCTCCACCTCGGCGTGACGGAGGCCGGGCCGGCCTTCCAGGGCACGATCAAGTCGGCGACGGCGTTCGGCATCCTGCTCGGCGAGGGCATCGGCGACACCATCCGTGTGTCGCTGTCGGCGCCTCCCGCCGAGGAGGTCAAGGTCGGTCTGCAGATCCTGCAGTCGCTCAACCTCCGCGAGCGCAAGCTCGAGATCGTGTCCTGCCCGAGCTGCGGCCGCGCCCAGGTCGACGTGTATTCGCTCGCCGACAACGTGACCGAGGGCCTGCAGGGCATGAGCGTTCCGCTGCGCGTCGCGGTCATGGGCTGCGTCGTGAACGGCCCGGGGGAGGCCCGCGAGGCCGACCTCGGCGTGGCGAGCGGCAACGGCAAGGGGCAGATCTTCGTGAAGGGGGAGGTCATCAAGACCGTCCCGGAGTCCGAGATCGTGGCGACGCTGATCGCCGAGGCCAACCGCATCGCCGAGGAGATGGGCGACGCGGGCGCCGCCTCCGGCGAGCCGACGGTCACGGTCGGGGCGCACTGACCGCCGGGACGGGCTCGAACTCGACCTTCCCCGTCGCGATGTCCGCGGCGGTGAGCCGCACGCGCACGCGTTCACCCGGGCGCACGCCGTCCGTCCTGGGTGCCGAAGCGACCACCGCCGGCTCCTGCAGCTGGATCAGGATCGAGCCGTTCCGCACGCCGAGCACGGTCGCGTCGAACTCGGCGCCGACGTGCGCGGCCAGGAGCGCCGCCTCCACCCGCGCGATCGCCTCCGCGTCGAGACGCGACGCCAGCCTCCCCGAGGCGCCCATGATCGAGGGGAGCTGGCCGAGCGATGCCCGCGCCCAGTCCGGCACCGGACGCCCCGCGCAGAGCGCCTCGCAGACCACGAGCACCCAGCGGTCGACGAGTCGGCGCAGGGGAGCGGTGGTGTGCGCGTACGGCGCCGCGATGGCCGACTGGAGCGGGTCGGCGGGGGGCTCGCCGTCCATGACGACGTAGCCTGCGCCCCGGAAGAGCCCGGTCGCCGCCTGCAGCACGGCTCCGGCCCGCGGGTCGGCGTGGTCGAGCGTGCGCAGGTACTCGCCGTAGCCGACATCCTCGGGCCAGGGGAGGCCCAGCGCCTGCGTCTGCGTCCGGAAGGACGCGAACGCCTCGGCGGAGGGCGCCGGCATCGTACGCAGGATGCCAACCCGGGCGTCGAGCATCAGCCTGGCGGCCGCCATGCCGGTGAGGAGCGAGAGCTGCGCGTTCCAGTCCTCGACCGGCAGCGGGACGCGGCGTTCGAGGGTGTACGCGCCGTCGCGCAGCACGATCTCCTCGTCGGGCGCGTTGAGGCTCGCGCCGCCGCGGGCGCGCTCCTGCTCGATCCGCAGCGGGCCGACCTCCGCCAGCAGCGCCAGCGGCTCGGGCGCAGAGCCGTCGTCGAGGGACGCCTGCGCCTCCGCGTAGCTCCACTGCCGCTGCGAGCGGATGCGCGCTCGTGCGACCGTCACGGACGTCTCTGCGCCGTCGGCGGCGAGCCGCACGTCCCAGACGAAGGCGCTGCGCACGACGCCCGGCAGCAGCGAGCCGGCGTCCTCGCCGATCGCGGCGGGATGCAGCGGCACCCGGCCGTCGGGCGCGTAGTACGTCTCGCCGCGTCGGCGCGCCTCGGCGTCGACGGCGCCCCCGGGCGCCACCAGGGCGGGTACGTCGGCGATGGCGTAGCGCAGCCGGAAGCCGTCGCCGTCGCGCTCCAGATGCAGTGCCTGGTCGAGGTCGGTGGAGCCGGCCGGATCGATCGTCAGGAACGCGACCTCGGTCAGGTCGGCCGCGGGCACGGCGGGCGAGCCCGGCGTTGTCTGGGCCTGCGCCGCGCGGGCGGCCTCGGCCTCCGCCTCCTCCGGGAAGCCCTCCGGCAGCCCGAGCTCGTGGCGGAGGGCGGCGAGGGAGGCGCTCAGCTCGCCCTGCGCGGCCGAGGCGGTGATGCGGGTGCGGCGGTCGGGCATGTCAGCACCCTACGCTCGGCGGCGGGAGGCTCGGCGGTGGATGGGCTCGACGGCGGATGGGCTCGACGGCGGGTGGGCTCCGCGGCGGGTGGGCTCGGCGGTCGCGGCACACCGGCCCGGCGCCCCTCCCGCGCCCTCTAACATGGAACGGTGCCTACACGCCTGAGCAACTACTTCCTCCGCACCCTCCGTGAAGACCCCTCCGACGCCGAGGTCACCAGCCACCGCCTGCTGGTCCGCGCCGGGTACATCCGCCGCCAGGCGCCGGGCATCTTCGCGTGGCTGCCGCTGGGGCTGCGCGTGAAGGGCAAGATCGAGGCGATCATCCGCGAGGAGATGACGGCCGCGGGCGCGCACGAGGTGCACTTCCCTGCGCTGCTGCCGCGCGAGCCCTACGAGGCGACCGGCCGCTGGGAGGAGTACGGCGACGCGCTCTTCCGGCTGAAGGACCGCAAGGACGCCGACTACCTGCTCGCGCCCACGCACGAGGAGGCGTTCACCCTGCTGGTGAAGGACCTGTACTCGTCGTACAAGGACCTCCCGCTGACGATCTACCAGATCCAGGACAAGTACCGCGACGAGGCCCGGCCGCGCGCCGGCCTGCTGCGCGGCCGCGAGTTCACCATGAAGGACGCCTACTCGTTCGACGCGACCGACGCCGGCCTCGACGCGAGCTACCAGGCGCAGCGCGACGCGTACGAGCGCATCTTCAGCCGGCTCGGGCTCGACTACGTGATCGTGCAGGCCGACGCCGGGGCGATGGGAGGCTCGCGCAGCGAGGAGTTCCTGCACCCGACCCCGGTCGGCGAGGACACCTTCGTCCGCTCGGCCGGCGGCTACGCTGCCAACGTGGAGGCGTTCACCACGCTCGCACCGCCGACCCGCTCGTACGAGAAGCTCACCCCGCCGGAGGTGCTCGACACCCCGAACACGCCGACGATTCAGACGCTGGTCGACGTCGCGAACGCGAAGCACCCGCGGCCGGACGGGCGCGCGTGGACCGCCGCCGACACGCTGAAGAACGTCGTGCTCGCGCTCACCCACCTCGATGGCGCCCGCGAGCTGGTCGTCGTCGGACTGCCGGGCGACCGCGAGGTCGACCTCAAGCGCGCCGAGGTCGCCTTCGCACCGGCGGAGGTCGACGCGGCCACCGACGAGGACTTCGCGAAGCACCCCGGCCTGGTGAAGGGCTACATCGGTCCCTGGTCGGCCGAGGGTCCGGTGCTGGGCGAGGAGGCCTCCACCGGCATCCGCTACGTCGTCGACCCCCGCGTGGTCGACGGCTCGGGCTGGATCACCGGCGCGAACGTCCACGGCAAGCACGTCTTCGGCCTCGTCGCCGGGCGCGACTTCGGCTGGGACGGCGTCGTGGAGGTCGCCGAGGTCAAGCCGGGCGACCCCGCTCCCGACGGCTCCGGCCCGGTGGAGCTCGCCCGCGGCATGGAGATCGGCCACGTCTTCCAGCTCGGCCGCAAGTACGCGGAGGCCCTGGGGCTGAAGGTGCTGGACGAGAACGGCAAGCTCGTCACCGTGACGATGGGCTCCTACGGCATCGGCGTCACGCGCATCCTCGCGATCATCGCCGAGGAGAACAACGACGACCGCGGCCTGATCTGGCCGGAGGCGGTCGCGCCGTTCGACGTGCACGTGGTCGCCGCCGGACGCGACCAGGTCGCCTTCGACGTGGCCGAGCAGGCGACGGCGGAGCTGGAGGCCGCCGGCCTCGACGTGCTCTACGACGACCGCCCCAAGGTGTCGCCCGGCGTGAAGTTCGGCGACGCCGAGCTGCTCGGGGTGCCGCGCGTGCTGGTCGTCGGCCGCGGCGCCGCCACCGGCGAGGTCGAGCTGTGGAACCGCCGCACCGGCGACCGCCGCACGCTCCCGCTGACCGAGGCCATCGCCGAGCTGACCCGCTGACCCCGTTCGGCCGCTTAGCCGCCGAGCACAGGAAGAACGTCGCCCTTCCCCCGGATCGGCGACGTTTTTTCTGTGCTCGACGGCTGGCGGCCGGTGGCGGCTAGGCGGCGGGGTCGCCGGTGAGCTCCGAGTGGATGCGGCGGAGGTCCTCCATCAGGGAGCCGAGCAGGATCCAGTGCCGAGGGTCGGGCGTCGCGATCACCAGCGGTGCGGTCAGTGCCGGGATGCCAGCGGTCTCCGTCGACGGCTCGGTGACCGGGGCGTCGGGGTCGCGCGAGATCAGGCGCACGTCGTGCGCGGCGCGGCGCAGCTCCTCGGCGATGGCGACGAGGGTCGGCTCGCCCGCGAGCCCGTCGTCGTAATGGTCGTGCAGGGCGCGGGTCATGCCGATCGACCGGGTGAGCAGCGGTTTCAGGCGCGCGAACAGCTCGTCGTCGTGCTCGAGCTCCGCCCGGTGCCGGCCCTGGCGGGGGTTGAGGGTGAGGCTCTCGCGCGCCGCTGTGAGCGCCTGGTCGGCCTTCGCCTCCATCGGCCGCAGCAGCCGCGCCTCCAGCAGGAGCCCGTGGAGATCCGCCGCGGTCTGCGGGGTCGTCAGCGCGGTGGCCAGCCGGTCGAGCGTTGCGGCGATCTCCGCGCCGAGGCC
The sequence above is a segment of the Leifsonia williamsii genome. Coding sequences within it:
- the ispG gene encoding flavodoxin-dependent (E)-4-hydroxy-3-methylbut-2-enyl-diphosphate synthase; this translates as MPKVPETLAPRRKSRQIRVGKVLVGGDAPVSVQSMTTTPTTNINATLQQIAELTASGCDIVRVAVPSRDDAEALPIIAKKSQIPVIADIHFQPNYVYAAIDAGCAAVRVNPGNIRKFDDQVGKIAAYAKAAGVSLRIGVNAGSLEPSLLQKYGKPTAEALVESAVWEASLFEEHDFHDFKISVKHNDPIVMVKAYRQLAERGDWPLHLGVTEAGPAFQGTIKSATAFGILLGEGIGDTIRVSLSAPPAEEVKVGLQILQSLNLRERKLEIVSCPSCGRAQVDVYSLADNVTEGLQGMSVPLRVAVMGCVVNGPGEAREADLGVASGNGKGQIFVKGEVIKTVPESEIVATLIAEANRIAEEMGDAGAASGEPTVTVGAH
- a CDS encoding RNB domain-containing ribonuclease, encoding MPDRRTRITASAAQGELSASLAALRHELGLPEGFPEEAEAEAARAAQAQTTPGSPAVPAADLTEVAFLTIDPAGSTDLDQALHLERDGDGFRLRYAIADVPALVAPGGAVDAEARRRGETYYAPDGRVPLHPAAIGEDAGSLLPGVVRSAFVWDVRLAADGAETSVTVARARIRSQRQWSYAEAQASLDDGSAPEPLALLAEVGPLRIEQERARGGASLNAPDEEIVLRDGAYTLERRVPLPVEDWNAQLSLLTGMAAARLMLDARVGILRTMPAPSAEAFASFRTQTQALGLPWPEDVGYGEYLRTLDHADPRAGAVLQAATGLFRGAGYVVMDGEPPADPLQSAIAAPYAHTTAPLRRLVDRWVLVVCEALCAGRPVPDWARASLGQLPSIMGASGRLASRLDAEAIARVEAALLAAHVGAEFDATVLGVRNGSILIQLQEPAVVASAPRTDGVRPGERVRVRLTAADIATGKVEFEPVPAVSAPRP
- a CDS encoding proline--tRNA ligase, which translates into the protein MPTRLSNYFLRTLREDPSDAEVTSHRLLVRAGYIRRQAPGIFAWLPLGLRVKGKIEAIIREEMTAAGAHEVHFPALLPREPYEATGRWEEYGDALFRLKDRKDADYLLAPTHEEAFTLLVKDLYSSYKDLPLTIYQIQDKYRDEARPRAGLLRGREFTMKDAYSFDATDAGLDASYQAQRDAYERIFSRLGLDYVIVQADAGAMGGSRSEEFLHPTPVGEDTFVRSAGGYAANVEAFTTLAPPTRSYEKLTPPEVLDTPNTPTIQTLVDVANAKHPRPDGRAWTAADTLKNVVLALTHLDGARELVVVGLPGDREVDLKRAEVAFAPAEVDAATDEDFAKHPGLVKGYIGPWSAEGPVLGEEASTGIRYVVDPRVVDGSGWITGANVHGKHVFGLVAGRDFGWDGVVEVAEVKPGDPAPDGSGPVELARGMEIGHVFQLGRKYAEALGLKVLDENGKLVTVTMGSYGIGVTRILAIIAEENNDDRGLIWPEAVAPFDVHVVAAGRDQVAFDVAEQATAELEAAGLDVLYDDRPKVSPGVKFGDAELLGVPRVLVVGRGAATGEVELWNRRTGDRRTLPLTEAIAELTR
- a CDS encoding FUSC family protein, coding for MRLPVGIRAASRTPFLQVVKSAVAMVIAWLVAGFLVPGELPVFAAIAALLVVQPSVNQSIGRAIERSIGVVVGVVVAYAVALLFGTNSWIVLVAVVISVLLAWALKLTPGSANQVPISAMLVLAIGASDPEYAFARIGETIVGAIIGVIVNIALVPPVLTGPARVAVTGLGAEIAATLDRLATALTTPQTAADLHGLLLEARLLRPMEAKADQALTAARESLTLNPRQGRHRAELEHDDELFARLKPLLTRSIGMTRALHDHYDDGLAGEPTLVAIAEELRRAAHDVRLISRDPDAPVTEPSTETAGIPALTAPLVIATPDPRHWILLGSLMEDLRRIHSELTGDPAA